A stretch of DNA from Falco biarmicus isolate bFalBia1 chromosome 6, bFalBia1.pri, whole genome shotgun sequence:
TATGTGTTTCCTTAGAAACTTAACATCTCTTCTCACTGTTGTTTTCCAGGAAACGATCAGAGTCAATGTTATGATGTTGAAAACCAATGGAGAATTTCACAAAGGACAGGTTTGTCCAGTTTTTCTATGTATTCAGTGAATTAATATGCAGTGAAACGAAGTCTGCATGTGGAAGCAAATACATTGTTTTGTCTGACATCAGTCAGTACCAAGTGTGTTCCTCAGAACAGAATTGTAGCGTAGGGCCAGAAACCACACAACTCACTCTGTTTGTCTTTCTTTCAGGTTGTTTTTAATATCACCTATGTTAATGGACAGGTATATCTAAATGATTTTCCTATGAAAAGCGGGGTTGCCCACATAACATGTCAAACAGTCATATGTGagtattctctctctctctctctctccctcctccccctccactCCCCTTTGGTTATTTGGCTTCCCTGTTATCCAGTAACCAAAGCTTACAATGACTACATGTTCTCATACTCTGCGAACCTGAGCATTGTAGATGCAAATCATCTCCCAAGGTAGAGTAATTTTGCTACTAAAatggatgggaaaaaaatcttactacCTTGTTCTCAAGCCACATTCACATGCTTACATGAAAATGGTCTAATCTGAAATCCAGACCCTGCCTATCTTTTCAAAAGAATGTTTTGCACTACAAGCTAGACAATGTAAACAGAAGGATGCAACTCCACCCTGCTAATGGCTTTGTCCCTAGGTTGGTTGGCATGTTTCCAAAAGGAGATTAAATTACAAAAGTATGAATTACTGTTAGGAAGATCTTTTAATTATCTCATTTCTGTGTCTACTGGACAAACGAGTTTCTGCTGTATAAGATATTATAGCACAAATACTGCAGTTTTGCTAGTGTCCTGCAGCGGTTAATGACTTTGAATCATTTGAAACTGctattttttccactgattCAATGCTATACCTTTTGTGAAAGACCATATAGTACCGTGATTTTTTGAGATACACAGAGCATACtgtataattaattttaaaagggcCATTATGCTCATTTGCTTTAAGGTTCTGTTGTATTCAGAATGATTTCTTGATGGATCAGGTGCAATTGGTCTCTAGCTTGTTTTCTGAGGTCATCCTGTCCTTACAATCAGATATTTACTTAGAGAGTACTCATGCTTTTTCTAAATTGCTTCTCTGAGCCATGACCTTGTTTCTTGAACCCTTCCTTCCCAAACATGATCAATTATTAATTTGACACTATTCCTTTTCTGGAGAGGGAGAGCAGtaattcatttctgtttttctgggaTAGTTGTGGTCCTAttgcttctatttttaatatcctagggcagaaaaacacagcaaaatgtcTTTTGCCTGCAAGGTAATTGACTCCAGAAAAATGCATCTGATTTTATTGACTCATGCTGAGGGATACTGAGCACTCTAGTTCCTATTAATTTCCCAAATCATAGTTGTATAGCTTGCAGTGACAACTATTATGAACATGAATCtgaaacagtgagaaaaatacTTACTTGACCTGGGTGCTAGGAGCCTGGAACTCTCTGTCTTAGTGTTTGGGTCTGAGTCCTCAGCACAGTACCTCTCTGTTTATCTGTGAAGTAATGGTTATACTATTTACTTACTAAATCCTTGACAGTAGATTCAGATGTTTGTTAAACGCTAAAGGAATATAGAGATACTTGTTAGCCTTTAACAGAGGGGGGAAATACTCCTGTATGTATGCAAAAACCAAACGAGCTAAATATTCATGCTCTTGAATGTAAGAGTAGAGACCAAGTCTCGTGAATGGTGGTGGTCCGACGCTTCTCGGGGCACGCTTGGCACCTGTAATCCCCACAACTGTCAATTTTGGAAGCATATCTTTCACTCCTGTTGAATGCAGTGGGGATTGAGCGGTCTGACACACGAAAGGTTGGGACCACAGGGAGCTGCAGCTACATGGCATCTTTGAAGCTTTGGTCCTTCAACGTATGCTTGCTGCTGCTAGGTTGGAAAACATTCAGCAACTACGTTATTGCTCTGGCCCACTTCTTTAGGGAACCTTTGTCTCTCTCTCTAACCTCGTTCCTTCTGCCACTTATTTTTGCAATTTAAGATGTGGCTAAATGATGCCAGAGTATTTGTctatatttaatataaacaaaatagCTGTGTGAGGAAAGGGATCATAGCATAAAAGTAACGAGCCCACTGCGTTGTTCCTGTGTAACTGAAGGGCACCAGTCCAGCCTTCCCACCTTTTAGGCTCAGCTGCAGGTGGCACACAGCCCTGGTGGCTTAGGGATGGGCCAGTTCAGTCCCAGTTCACGTACCTTGCTGTCTGCGTGCCAGAGAGACCTGTCACCTCTGgtctcctgctcctgcagcacttCAGTTCTGGCATGCCCTCACCTGGAGCAGAGGCCAGTAGTTGGGAGGAGGATACTACGTCTATGCAGAAACAGCAAGGGTAGAAAAGCAGTTCTCTGCGCGCTTGTGGAATATTAAGTCATTGAAATAGCTGAAAGCTTTTGGGTAGGGAGGGAGTTTGAGGTGTCACTGGTCACACATGAAAatggggcaggggtgggtgggtaGGAGGGAACCGACTCTCGCCTTGAGTAGTATGTGCAGTGTGtgtggaaaaaatgtatttgtttctgtattGAGAGGAAGGGGAATGttgtgcaaatgaaaatgtttacacaggtggctggctgggctgtggcatTGCTCTTATGAACTCCTTTGGACAACTAAAGTAAcaacacagcaacagcaaagccAAAGACTGCTTAAATGCAAACTTCAAAGGCAGGGACGCGACATTGTTTGAAAGCTGTCTCAGGCTGGGGGTTGTACAGCACTGCTGTTGTCTGCTGTGTTGTCTCATGAGACCTCCTCCAAGCTTGATTTGGTGATATACTAGTAAAAAATCATCACATCTGTTTTACGTGCTGCCCAGATTGCTACTGCTTGTAGCAGTGGTTACTGGAAGTGTTAAGGACATCAGCATAGTACATATTTCAGGCATCTGTGGTTTGATGCTGGGGTCCTTTGTAGCTGTAATGACTTTTCCATTCAGATGCTGCATGTGCGAAGGCATCTATGTCAGAGTTGCAAGTGTTTGCCCCATGGTTGTATACTGCTTTCTGGCTGGGGTGGTTTCTCTTCAAAAACTGTGACAATGTGTCTTAACAGTGGAGAATGGAAATTTGAATAACTTACCAGATCAGCAGCGCCTGGGAACTGTCAGTGTTCGCATCATGGTTCACGAGTGGCCTTTGGCATCCAGTTCTGATTTGCAGCTGATTGTCATTCaggaagaaatcacagaaattgatggaaaacaggtaaaaaaactTCTCGGTGttctgcttgtttttattttagaagaggCAAATAGTTACCAAGGATTAAAAGGTTTACATGTGTCTGGCTGGTGGTTAGAGCACGAAGTATATAATCTAATGCTAGCCAGCACAGTACTGAGGGAGATAATACCAACCTAAGTTGCCTGTATAGTAGCAGGGGTGTTTCATGAGGAGACTTCAAGTTTTAATGCttctatttgtattttaataatgaagTGTTGGATGACTTCCCCTTAAGCTTGTGAGAATATCATTAACTCTGTCACATGCTCTTTCAACACATGCACTTTTGCAACCAAAGTCAGACTCACAGCAATACTTTGTTTACAAAAGaatgtacaaaataaataaaaggggCATGGGCTTATTCTGAGTCCTGAGGTTTTCCTCACTGTTTATTCCAAACTAACAAAGCGTTTCAAGCATGTAGCATGGGGAACTTGCAGAGGCAAATTCTTATGGTTGGTGGGCTTGTTGTGAAAGCCCTCAAACCCTGAGAACTTAGCCATAGAATATTTTGCATGTAAGATAATTTAattcatttgaataaaaatcTTGATAATGAACATGGATTTTGATGAACAGAAAACTAACTGTATCTGCACAAATACCAGTGAATGTGAGTGCTTACAATTCTCGCTGAGACTGAAACGCGCAGAACTGAGTTCTCAAATCACCTATAACATATAGTTATTTTTCCAGCCAGAGAGGTTCTGGAGAGAAGATACAGCTGCTGAAGCCAGCAGAAGTgtcatatttttgtttcagtacaTCTGCATTTTACATGTGGCCAACCTCTTTTGAAGCTGGCTTATGttccactgccttttttttggttttcttttaaaggggAATTATGTTAATACCATTGATCCTTAATTAATTGCATGCTTAGCGTGTAGGATTTTTCACAGGGACCTGCATCATGtaaaaattttattctgttaatGAAAAATGCCACTGAGAGTTTTGAAGCTTTTCCAACGAGGTGTTTATCCCACTGTTAGGAGGCTAATATATCCGGGTTTGATTCAGTTGTTATACAGTAGTGGTGGTGTATTTCACATCTCAAACTGAGACATCACAGTGTATCTCACATTTTCATAGGGACTAGGTAAGAATAACCAGAAAGCTAATGCTGTTTCCTTAATTGTTCCTTTAAGTCAAAAGCTTTCCATCTTTCTCATTAATTATCAGCTGACAGTAGCAATTATCTGTTTCATCACATTGTTCTGCACGTTTGAAGCAAAATGAGTCCACGTTCTGAAAGCATGAGTCAAACTATCATATGCTTCATTCCTCTTTTGTTACTTATATTTCTCTGTAGCAGCTAGAATTATGCTCACAAACACTCTGGATTTCGGTCAGTTCTCGGCCTCGCAATGCAGTTATTGATGTTAGTAGCAGTTATGCCGGATGCGTTATATATAAGCGATACTTGCAGTGATTAAGTGAAATGGCTCCAGTGCATCactggaagagaaggaagaaaactgttatGTTGGTTgttcaaaaaaagcaacattactgcaaaagcagaagtgtcAGTCTTGCCTCAGCAACGTTTTCAAAGTTTGCAAGTGCTCTTTCACTATGTACTTGAGTTTTCCATGCCTTAAAATGCCTCCCTGAAAGAACATCGTAATGAGCTATCTAAGGCATGGTTAAAACCCCACGGAGTGACCCCCATGCTTTtgcagggagaaagagagacCCAGTCTGTTCAGCACATTGTCTAATGTGTTCCATAGTCTATGGAAGCGTGGTGTGTAAAACCTTGTAAATTCATGTTATAACATCCCTGTGTCTACATCTTAATGGCTTGGAGTTTCTGTGCTAAGACTGGTTTTCTCTGCCAGCCTACTTCACTCTTGCTTTAAACTCAGTAATGTCAACAAGTTTGCATCTCTTGTAGGTTCAGCAGGAAGAAGTAACAGAAATAGATATTTTAGTAAAGGACCTGAGAGTACTTAGACATTCAAACTACACTGTCCCTTTGAAAGAGAGCATGCTGTATTCCATCCCAAGGGACAACGACGTGTTATTTACACTTCCCAACCTCTCTGGAAAAGGTATTTCTTTTAGTTGTTACATAATACTTTTTATCTGTAGTTGATGTGCAAAAGAACATCATTATTCCTGTGTCTTACATAATGaaactgtttcttcattaacagggaagtgttttgctttatgtggtttgttttttgttctttgtgtttttttgtttgtttttttttttttaaaacccacaCCTAAATTCAACTCTTCTACATTCTaggtattttgtttgttttcaaatctgTTCTCCTTTGAAGTACTTGGTACTTGTCAATCTGCAGCCCAGACATCTCACAGGAATAAATTTCTCTCCCAGTGCTATGATGGAAGTTTCTCTAAAACTCCCCCTTTTTCCtgagaatgaaagagaaaactggagAGGAAATACCTGTCTGGGGCACTTCCAAACCAGAGAATAGTTTTATGTTATTAAACTTGAATAACTTAAAAGCAAGCGAGGTTATTTGATGCCTTAatcttatttcagttttgcttaatGTAAAACTCTCAAGGATTTCATAGGACATGAATATTTTGACCTAGTTCATCAGTATTAAATCTGGTGAGAGCTGAAATGTACAGCTAAGGGCACAGCTAAAGGCTGTTTAGCTTTGTaattaattaacttttaaaaaaaagtaattaaacactgctgctgcttcttaccAAGTTAACTACgccagtcaaaaaaaaaaaaaaaaagtcagcctTCTGTGTTCTTGCTGTGAACGTGTGAGAACTGTACCATAAGCATAGAAATGCAGcagagaatcatttaggttggaaaagacctttaaagtccaaccattaacctggTACGACAACAGTCCTATTCTCCAGGGCTGATCAGACTAagtagggaaaagaaaaattgaaccAATTAACCAAATTTAATCACTGCTTTTCAGCAATGATACAACTCTGCCACCAGTGCTGGATCTACCTTTTAACCGAAATGTCCTCAGCCGAAACCCTGATAATAACTGCAATGACAAAGCCAAGCCCAGCCTAAGCAGGATACACAATTAggagacaaaggaaaaattgatgtctttgttttcctgaataGTGAgtcaaataaaaagcaagccCCCCTCTAAGTCtagcttttcttcttcagatatTCAAGATCCGCTGCAAACTACCAGTCAGTACCTCATCCGGCAAGTAGAAACTACAGTAGATGAAGAGACATTACCTGGCAAGTTACCAGAGACACCTCTTAGGGTGGAACCTCCATCTTCTTACAAggtagttttgtttgtttgtttcagttatTAGTATAAAACTTTAAAGACTGGTCTataaaggagaagcagcattttttcccctccctctgtggtttttttccccatttccccaGAGGTGAAATGCATACAGCTTGGTGACATTTCCAAGAATAAAAACTTGTAGTAACATGCTGCAGATAGAGCTGTGTTACTCAGTATTACAGTTTGAGAGTGTAAACTTTCTTCCCCATACAGAAATGCATACAAATACtatgttttcctcctttgtggatatttacagaacaaaacaaataaaccaacCCAGCATTGTTATGATTCAGATAGCGGGTTTTCCTCCTGTAGACACCAAACACAACATCCATTTAAAGATGGTAAGAACTTACGTAACGTTCCTACACCTTTGTCTTTGgacctttatttttaatttgagaaaaaGCAACATAGTATGCAATAACTCATTTCTGGAAGAGAGAGTTGCCATTCCTACTTAACCTAGTACTGACTTGTAGAGcactgttttgctgctttatatttttaaagaccaGGGCTCTCTGCTGTGTGAGGTATCCAACAGTAACTGATCTCCACGTAAGTCTAAGAAATCCCCACAGCCAACCACTAAGAAGAACAGACTTCTACAGACATACTGtaggaaactttaaaaaaacccagaaaacaaaaaaaaccaacccacccccACACAAAATCAATACTGAATTACCCTTAGTGAGAaattgtgttttgggtttttttaaatccagtagGAATCAAATGGGTTTGTAAATCCTGTAATGCTCCGAGCTTACAGATATGACGGTGAATTGTGATATTTACATTGTATGAAGCTAAGCATGTATAACAATTTCAAATATTGTTTAGCTTTAAATTACACCTGTTTTTTCTGACTCTGCTTGAGTGCTTACCCCTCTGGGAGGTTGGTCTCGCCCACTGTAGGAAACCCAGTAACGGCTTGAGAAGTTTCAGTTCCAGATTAGTTGAGGATGGGCTTGGTGGCCACCTCCGTGGCTGAAAGGAATACTTCATAACCTGCTGTGGAGACAGGATAGCCAAAGTAGTAGGCTGAAAGTTACAGACAGGCTATAGAAGGTGTAAGCCCTCTCCTGGGCTGTCAGTAACCCTTTCCCTGCCATACACTGCTGTGGTATAATAGCTTCTCTATGCCTAGGCCAAATAACTcacccttcccctgctctgTTCAAGTGtcctttattttccaaatgGCCTTTCCTTTCAGGGAACTCTGCTAGGATGTGCAGAGAACTAaaccttcagctgctgcaaacTTCATAGGAGAAAGAGCTCTGAGTCACCAGTCAATTCCATTCTGCTTTTATGCACGTTTAAGCATACATAAATTTCAGTATGTCACCATGTGATGTGATTCACTGGTAGGTACAAAACCTTCACTTGCACTTTTGCAACCTGTCTTCTTGTTTTTACCTGTTTGGTTGTAGGTGATGTGCCAGTGGGTGGAAGACTTGAGAAAAGGGTTGTGCAGATT
This window harbors:
- the GINM1 gene encoding glycoprotein integral membrane protein 1 isoform X2, with the protein product MFHFVFVPGSQDGGGAGTAGAAAAAAVAGRRAAGPGRAAAAGPVENGNLNNLPDQQRLGTVSVRIMVHEWPLASSSDLQLIVIQEEITEIDGKQVQQEEVTEIDILVKDLRVLRHSNYTVPLKESMLYSIPRDNDVLFTLPNLSGKDIQDPLQTTSQYLIRQVETTVDEETLPGKLPETPLRVEPPSSYKVMCQWVEDLRKGLCRFWFRSLPIFFSLMEVIVVGVVGAALILKVLKVIFPSYENKGIVLLDQVSSVPVITISLPSDLPDRKNNLDKKACT
- the GINM1 gene encoding glycoprotein integral membrane protein 1 isoform X1, encoding MEAALGRRELLPLLLSLAAALLGPAAPLQLGQETIRVNVMMLKTNGEFHKGQVVFNITYVNGQVYLNDFPMKSGVAHITCQTVILENGNLNNLPDQQRLGTVSVRIMVHEWPLASSSDLQLIVIQEEITEIDGKQVQQEEVTEIDILVKDLRVLRHSNYTVPLKESMLYSIPRDNDVLFTLPNLSGKDIQDPLQTTSQYLIRQVETTVDEETLPGKLPETPLRVEPPSSYKVMCQWVEDLRKGLCRFWFRSLPIFFSLMEVIVVGVVGAALILKVLKVIFPSYENKGIVLLDQVSSVPVITISLPSDLPDRKNNLDKKACT